AGGGTCGCAATACGCGCGTGGCGCTCGACGACGCGCTCGACGTGTGGGTGGATCAGGCCGACCTCACCCTGCTGCCCGAAGGCACCGTGCGTCCGCGCCGCGTCAGTGGCGGCTTTCGCGTATCGCCCGCGCGTGAGTGGGTGGACATGGTCATTGCCACTGGTGAACGGCCCGCACATCACGTGGAAGCCGGCGGACGCGAAATCACCCTCACGCTCTACGGCGTGCAGGCCAATCCCGATATCTCGCCCATCTTCGGCACCGACTCACTCATCCGGCGCATCAGCTGGGAGCAGGTCACGAGCGATCGGGTACGCATCACGCTCACCCTGTCGCAGCCGGCGTTCGGTTGGCTCTCGCTCTGGGATGAGGCGCGACGCGCATTTGTGCTGCGCGTGCGGTGTCTGCCTGACATCAATGCGGCGCAGCCCCTCAAGGGGCTGGTGATTGCGGTAGACCCCGGACATCCGCCCGCCGGCGCGACAGGCCCCACGGGGCTGTACGAAGGCGACGCCGTGTTCCCGGTGGGCATGCAACTCGTGGAGCTGCTCAAGGCCCGCGGCGCCAACGCCTTCAGCACGCGATCAAGTCTCGATCCGCTCGGGCTCACCGATCGTGGTGTGATGTCGCGCCGCGCCAATGCGCACGCCTTTCTCAGCATTCATCTCAACGCCCTGCCTGACGGCGTGAATCCCTTCACCGCCAACGGCACCAGCACGCTGTTCTTCCACAACGCCAGTGAGCCACTCGCGCGGCACGTGCAGGATGCGCTCATGGCACGCTTCGGGCTTCGCGACCTGGGCATTCACTATCAGAACCTCGCAGTCGCGCGCCCGACCTGGTATCCGAGCATTCTGGCGGAAGGACTGTTCCTCATGTTGCCCGAGCAGGAGGCGGCCATGCGGGACCCGGCGTTCCAGCGCAAGTATGCTGAGGCGTTGGCCTTCGGTGTGGAGCAGTACTTCCGCGATCTCGCCGACGGAAAGATTCAGTGAACAGCGTTGGCGCCGCCATGCGTATTGCCACGCGTATCGCCGCGCGGATCGCCACGCGTACTGCTAC
This window of the Gemmatimonas sp. UBA7669 genome carries:
- a CDS encoding N-acetylmuramoyl-L-alanine amidase family protein; protein product: MANIRSPLLSVHRGLALATMALGWTACAPAGPPAPDARPQPSEARTGRRASAAPLEVGLPPVPSVRGAPLALSVRYPSDNQLLTSRDSNFVLGAVGSGEATLRINGQTVPVAPNGAFLAWLPNPSADAPRYDIEVTRGADTVKRTLRVRYAVRTPLPAGGPLRVDSASLQPGRDTWARAEELVRVSLRAPANAMVRVEGAGKTRGLRTANGGSGNGGSLGSGSPAAGSLNGGSATRELADAGVMWSTEVPAAWLADSGAPARVVIARGSDSVTLRVPALRVLHRDTRVLAQLRSNITVGSDTDRVIAARTNPGGTYKWLLLPGTVLEVTGRQGRNTRVALDDALDVWVDQADLTLLPEGTVRPRRVSGGFRVSPAREWVDMVIATGERPAHHVEAGGREITLTLYGVQANPDISPIFGTDSLIRRISWEQVTSDRVRITLTLSQPAFGWLSLWDEARRAFVLRVRCLPDINAAQPLKGLVIAVDPGHPPAGATGPTGLYEGDAVFPVGMQLVELLKARGANAFSTRSSLDPLGLTDRGVMSRRANAHAFLSIHLNALPDGVNPFTANGTSTLFFHNASEPLARHVQDALMARFGLRDLGIHYQNLAVARPTWYPSILAEGLFLMLPEQEAAMRDPAFQRKYAEALAFGVEQYFRDLADGKIQ